One genomic segment of Mycolicibacterium psychrotolerans includes these proteins:
- a CDS encoding solute symporter family protein encodes MTTLLAQTETIGNPVANIGIFSLFVVITMIVVIRASKKNATADEFFTGGRGFSGPQNGIAIAGDYLSAASFLGIAGAIAVYGYDGFLYSIGFLVAWLVALLLVAELLRNTGKFTMADVLSFRLKQRPVRMAAATSTLTVSLFYLLAQMAGAGGLVALLLDIKSRSGQSVVIAVVGVLMIVYVLVGGMKGTTWVQIIKAVLLIFGAGVMTVMVLAKFGLNFSEILGSAQSAISGATTEGVAKRDVLAPGAQYGGSLTSQINFISLALALVLGTAGLPHVLMRFYTVPTAKEARRSVVWAIALIGAFYLFTLVLGYGAAALVGPDRILSAAGGVNSAAPLLAFELGGVILLGVISAVAFATILAVVAGLTITASASFAHDIYASVLKSHKVTEDEQVRVSRITAVVLGVFAIGLGILANGQNVAFLVALAFAVAAAANLPTIIYSLYWKRFNTRGALWSMYGGLISTIVLIVFSPAVSGAKTSMIPGADFAWFPLANPGIVSIPLAFILGIVGTLTSPDDEDPKVAAEMEVRSLTGIGAEKAVAH; translated from the coding sequence ATGACAACCCTCCTCGCGCAGACCGAGACGATCGGCAACCCGGTCGCCAACATCGGCATCTTCAGCCTGTTCGTCGTCATCACGATGATCGTGGTGATCCGGGCGAGCAAGAAGAACGCCACCGCCGACGAGTTCTTCACCGGCGGGCGCGGCTTCTCCGGTCCGCAGAACGGCATCGCGATCGCCGGCGACTACCTGTCGGCCGCCAGCTTCCTCGGCATCGCCGGGGCCATCGCGGTATACGGCTACGACGGCTTCCTCTACTCGATCGGTTTCCTGGTCGCCTGGTTGGTCGCGCTGCTTCTGGTAGCCGAACTACTGCGCAACACCGGCAAATTCACGATGGCCGACGTGCTGAGCTTCCGGCTCAAGCAGCGGCCGGTGCGGATGGCGGCGGCAACGAGCACGCTGACGGTTTCGCTGTTCTACCTGCTGGCCCAGATGGCGGGCGCGGGTGGTCTGGTCGCGCTGCTGCTCGACATCAAGAGCCGCAGCGGCCAGTCGGTCGTCATCGCGGTGGTCGGCGTCCTGATGATCGTCTACGTCCTGGTCGGCGGCATGAAGGGCACCACCTGGGTGCAGATCATCAAGGCCGTCCTGCTGATCTTCGGCGCCGGCGTGATGACGGTGATGGTGCTCGCCAAATTCGGGCTGAACTTCTCCGAGATCCTCGGCTCGGCGCAGTCGGCGATCAGCGGCGCCACCACCGAGGGGGTGGCCAAGCGCGACGTCCTCGCCCCGGGCGCGCAGTACGGCGGATCGCTCACCTCGCAGATCAACTTCATCTCGCTGGCGCTGGCGCTCGTGCTCGGCACCGCGGGCCTGCCGCACGTGCTGATGCGCTTCTACACCGTGCCGACGGCCAAAGAGGCACGACGGAGCGTGGTCTGGGCGATCGCACTGATCGGTGCCTTCTACCTGTTCACGCTGGTGCTGGGTTACGGCGCGGCCGCTCTGGTCGGCCCGGACCGCATCCTCAGCGCCGCAGGCGGAGTCAATTCTGCGGCACCCCTGCTGGCCTTCGAACTCGGCGGCGTGATCCTGCTCGGCGTCATCTCCGCGGTGGCGTTCGCGACGATCCTCGCGGTGGTCGCCGGTCTGACGATCACCGCGTCGGCATCGTTCGCGCACGACATCTACGCCAGCGTCCTGAAGTCGCACAAGGTGACCGAGGACGAGCAGGTCCGGGTGTCCCGGATCACCGCGGTGGTGCTCGGCGTGTTCGCGATCGGGCTCGGCATCCTGGCCAACGGTCAGAACGTCGCGTTCCTGGTGGCGCTGGCGTTCGCGGTCGCCGCGGCCGCGAATCTGCCGACGATCATCTACTCGCTGTACTGGAAGCGGTTCAACACCCGCGGCGCGCTGTGGAGCATGTACGGCGGCCTGATCTCGACCATCGTGCTGATCGTCTTCTCCCCGGCGGTGTCGGGCGCGAAGACCTCGATGATCCCGGGCGCCGACTTCGCGTGGTTCCCGCTGGCCAATCCGGGCATCGTGTCGATCCCGCTGGCGTTCATCCTCGGCATCGTCGGGACACTGACGTCGCCCGATGACGAGGACCCGAAGGTCGCCGCCGAGATGGAGGTGCGGTCGCTCACGGGGATCGGCGCCGAGAAGGCCGTCGCGCACTGA
- a CDS encoding DUF485 domain-containing protein — MSETDLPIRPEANPELISGERYLEVQASPEFQELRSRLRRFVFPMTAFFLIWYATYVVLGAFAHDFMATRVWGAINVGLIIGLGQFLTTFLITGLYVRFANREIDPRASAIRAELESEIK, encoded by the coding sequence GTGTCCGAAACCGACCTTCCGATACGTCCGGAAGCCAACCCTGAGCTCATCTCTGGGGAACGCTATCTGGAAGTCCAGGCCAGCCCCGAGTTCCAGGAATTGCGAAGCAGGCTGCGCCGCTTCGTGTTTCCGATGACGGCCTTCTTCCTCATCTGGTACGCCACCTACGTCGTCCTGGGCGCCTTCGCCCACGACTTCATGGCCACCAGGGTCTGGGGAGCCATCAACGTGGGCCTGATCATCGGGCTGGGCCAGTTCCTGACCACGTTCCTGATCACCGGGCTGTACGTCCGGTTCGCCAACCGCGAGATCGACCCGCGCGCCAGTGCGATCCGCGCCGAGCTCGAGAGTGAGATCAAATGA
- a CDS encoding sodium/solute symporter, which produces MTGSPLTAAALLAAALATIAIGAYGVRFSRTTSDFLVASRTVGSQWNAAAISGEYLSAASFLGVAGLIAKYGADALWYPVGFTAGYLGLLLFVAAPLRRSGAYTVPDFAEFRLGSARLRKIAMLVVVVICIFYLVPQYQGAGLTLKTLLGTPVWLGPLAVGAIVLTNVVAGGMRSITFVQAFQYWLKLTAVAIPALALAGLFFTDRGGELGGPLPPTVQQTTTVAIDTDVVVQVAEPGGITVTGTLDRRSVVGDPIGAAGPHRLSAGSTLTLAAGAATPVVAGAPSTGADWIASGGGLGGDHPLYQVVSIMVATFLGTMGLPHVLVRFYTNPDGRAARRTALAVIALLSLFYLFPTLLGVFSRLYVPQLLITGAADAAVLLAPGSAIGGPAGQLLAALVAAGAIAAFLATSSGLLVSFAGALATDVLAGRVRDFRIAAVIGGVIPIPLALAASGGLELSRSVGLAFAVAASTLCPLLVLGIWWRGLTAAGAACGLAIGGLLSGVAVTVAVAGGVDDDLAGGWPAVLIGYPAAVSVPLAFATMIVVSRLTRATVPADVAQTFARMHLPENLGMVIERVPKG; this is translated from the coding sequence GTGACCGGCTCACCGCTGACCGCCGCCGCGCTGCTGGCCGCGGCGCTGGCCACCATCGCGATCGGCGCGTACGGGGTGCGCTTCTCCCGCACCACCTCCGATTTCCTCGTCGCGTCGCGCACAGTCGGATCACAGTGGAACGCCGCGGCCATCTCCGGTGAATATCTCTCGGCCGCTTCGTTTCTCGGGGTGGCCGGGCTGATCGCCAAATACGGCGCCGACGCTTTGTGGTATCCGGTCGGCTTCACCGCAGGCTATCTCGGGCTGCTGCTGTTCGTCGCCGCGCCGCTGCGCCGCTCGGGGGCCTACACCGTTCCCGACTTCGCGGAGTTCCGGCTCGGCTCGGCGCGGTTGCGCAAGATCGCGATGCTCGTCGTCGTCGTGATCTGCATCTTCTATCTGGTACCGCAGTACCAGGGCGCCGGCCTGACACTGAAGACCCTGCTCGGCACCCCGGTGTGGCTGGGGCCGCTGGCCGTCGGCGCGATCGTGCTGACCAACGTGGTCGCCGGCGGCATGCGCTCGATCACGTTCGTGCAGGCCTTCCAGTACTGGCTCAAGCTGACCGCGGTCGCCATCCCCGCGCTCGCGCTCGCGGGGCTGTTCTTCACCGACCGCGGCGGCGAACTCGGCGGGCCGCTGCCGCCGACCGTGCAGCAGACCACCACCGTCGCGATCGACACCGACGTCGTGGTCCAGGTCGCCGAACCCGGCGGCATCACGGTCACCGGCACGCTGGACAGGCGGTCGGTTGTTGGCGACCCCATCGGCGCCGCCGGCCCCCACAGGCTGAGCGCGGGAAGCACGCTGACGCTCGCCGCCGGCGCGGCCACGCCGGTGGTGGCCGGCGCGCCGAGCACCGGCGCGGACTGGATCGCCTCGGGCGGTGGCCTCGGCGGGGACCATCCGCTGTATCAGGTCGTGTCGATCATGGTCGCGACGTTCCTCGGCACGATGGGTCTGCCCCATGTGCTGGTGCGCTTCTACACCAACCCCGATGGCCGGGCGGCCCGGCGCACGGCGTTGGCGGTGATCGCGCTGCTGTCGCTGTTCTATCTGTTCCCCACGCTGCTCGGGGTGTTCTCGCGGCTGTACGTGCCGCAGTTGCTCATCACCGGCGCCGCCGACGCGGCCGTGCTGCTGGCGCCGGGGTCGGCCATCGGCGGGCCGGCCGGACAACTGCTCGCCGCGCTGGTGGCCGCGGGTGCGATCGCGGCGTTCCTCGCCACGTCGTCGGGTCTCTTGGTCAGCTTCGCCGGTGCCCTGGCCACCGACGTGCTGGCGGGCCGGGTGCGCGACTTTCGGATCGCCGCGGTGATCGGCGGCGTCATCCCGATTCCGTTGGCACTGGCGGCCTCCGGGGGTTTGGAGCTTTCCCGCAGTGTGGGCCTGGCCTTCGCCGTCGCGGCGTCGACGCTGTGCCCGCTGCTGGTGCTCGGCATCTGGTGGCGCGGTCTCACCGCGGCCGGCGCCGCGTGCGGGCTCGCGATCGGAGGGCTGCTGTCGGGGGTGGCGGTGACGGTCGCGGTGGCCGGCGGCGTCGACGACGACCTCGCCGGGGGGTGGCCCGCCGTGCTGATCGGGTACCCGGCGGCGGTCAGTGTGCCGCTCGCGTTCGCGACCATGATCGTGGTCAGCCGCCTCACCCGCGCGACGGTGCCCGCCGATGTGGCGCAGACGTTCGCGCGGATGCATCTTCCCGAGAATCTGGGCATGGTGATCGAACGCGTACCGAAGGGTTAG
- a CDS encoding DUF485 domain-containing protein codes for MSERPQRQRVVLAHRRGARMVRTRVEVQEQTQVGDALVRGLVRAQLGLALRLGAVVVCLVGAIPVLNALFPGLGAVTVFGVRLNWLVLAGLVYPLLYGIGWAYVRLAEQGERDFVGVVDSEP; via the coding sequence ATGAGTGAACGGCCGCAACGGCAACGGGTGGTGCTCGCGCATCGCCGGGGCGCCCGGATGGTGCGCACCCGCGTCGAGGTACAGGAGCAGACGCAGGTGGGTGACGCCCTGGTGCGCGGGCTGGTGCGGGCACAGCTGGGGCTGGCGCTGCGCCTCGGCGCGGTGGTGGTGTGCCTGGTCGGGGCTATCCCGGTGCTCAACGCGCTGTTCCCCGGGCTGGGTGCGGTGACCGTGTTCGGCGTCCGGCTGAACTGGCTGGTGCTGGCCGGATTGGTGTATCCGCTGCTCTACGGCATCGGGTGGGCGTACGTGCGCCTCGCCGAGCAGGGCGAGCGCGACTTCGTCGGCGTCGTCGACTCCGAACCGTGA
- a CDS encoding LytR/AlgR family response regulator transcription factor: MTKPLTVLAVDDEVPALDELAYLLGRHPGIGEVFRAGDATSALRELNHRRIDAVFLDINMPGLSGIELAGVLAHYAQRPAIVFVTAHDDKAVAAFDVGAVDYLLKPIREDRLDEAVRRVTSARPAEEAAPERDDAESDVVPAELGGITHLVPRASIGWVEAEGDYARLHSASGAHLVRIPLSTLESRWRDHGFQRVHRSYLVALRFVTGLRTVDGAVLVRMRANGASPGIELPVSRRQARELRDRVVRTPMRSLRPGGADE; this comes from the coding sequence ATGACCAAGCCGCTCACCGTGCTGGCCGTCGACGACGAGGTGCCCGCGCTCGACGAGCTGGCCTACCTGCTCGGCCGGCATCCCGGCATCGGCGAGGTGTTCCGGGCCGGTGACGCCACCTCGGCGCTGCGCGAACTCAACCACCGCCGCATCGACGCCGTCTTTCTCGACATCAACATGCCGGGTCTGTCGGGCATCGAACTCGCCGGGGTGCTGGCACATTACGCACAACGCCCGGCCATCGTGTTCGTCACCGCGCACGACGACAAGGCCGTCGCCGCGTTCGACGTCGGCGCGGTGGACTATCTGCTCAAGCCGATCCGCGAGGACCGCCTCGACGAGGCGGTGCGCCGGGTCACCTCGGCCCGGCCCGCAGAGGAGGCGGCACCCGAGCGGGACGACGCCGAATCCGACGTCGTCCCGGCCGAACTCGGCGGGATCACGCACCTGGTGCCCCGGGCGAGCATCGGCTGGGTGGAGGCCGAGGGCGACTACGCCCGGCTGCACTCCGCGTCCGGGGCCCATCTGGTCCGGATACCGCTCAGCACACTGGAGAGTCGTTGGCGCGACCACGGTTTCCAGCGGGTGCATCGCTCCTATCTGGTCGCGCTGCGCTTCGTGACCGGGCTGCGCACCGTGGACGGCGCCGTGCTCGTCCGGATGCGGGCCAACGGGGCCTCGCCCGGAATCGAGCTGCCGGTCAGCCGCCGTCAGGCCCGGGAACTGCGCGACCGCGTGGTGCGTACGCCGATGCGCAGCCTGCGACCCGGAGGCGCCGATGAGTGA
- a CDS encoding sensor histidine kinase, protein MSGQLAIALTAALIVVAVAAVVLAVRTRRVVATPTERAVHTALHTASLAARALRQGLTASSAGTAAPFLRGLTGTDGLALFDGDGRLLARDPDDDAVWDADVIAACDGAARESLSGERRVMTPAATTAVVAQPLLTDAGDRLGVLVVVTTHSPGPGMLGAVGEVARYAASQIELAELDASRARLDRAEVLALRAQISPHFIYNALNTIASFVRTDPDRARELILEFADFTRYSFRAAGPYTTLAEELRNIDRYLTLERARFGTALTVTLQVAPEVLTVVVPFLALQPLVENAVRHGFAGRGSGSIELVARDEGSDCVITVEDDGVGMDPDALRSGPGDALSDGADSASAHVGLTNVDHRLRAAFGNDYGLVVETAIGAGTKVIMRVPKFRSGVRADGGAFGVGKQ, encoded by the coding sequence ATGTCCGGCCAGCTCGCGATCGCCCTGACCGCCGCGCTGATCGTCGTCGCGGTCGCCGCGGTGGTGCTGGCCGTGCGCACCCGGCGGGTGGTGGCCACCCCGACGGAGCGGGCCGTGCACACCGCACTGCACACCGCGTCTCTGGCCGCCCGGGCTCTGCGGCAGGGCCTGACCGCGTCCTCGGCGGGCACGGCGGCTCCGTTCCTGCGTGGCCTGACCGGAACCGACGGACTCGCGCTGTTCGACGGCGACGGGCGCCTGCTCGCCCGCGATCCGGACGACGACGCCGTCTGGGACGCCGACGTGATCGCCGCGTGCGACGGTGCCGCGCGGGAATCGCTGTCGGGTGAGCGGCGGGTGATGACGCCCGCCGCGACGACGGCCGTGGTCGCCCAGCCGCTGCTGACCGACGCCGGCGACCGGCTGGGCGTGCTGGTCGTGGTGACGACGCACTCCCCCGGTCCCGGCATGCTGGGCGCCGTCGGCGAGGTGGCCCGCTACGCGGCGAGCCAGATCGAACTGGCCGAACTCGACGCGTCGCGCGCTCGGCTCGACCGCGCCGAGGTGCTGGCGCTGCGCGCGCAGATCAGCCCGCACTTCATCTACAACGCGCTGAACACCATCGCCTCGTTCGTGCGCACGGACCCCGACCGCGCACGGGAACTCATCCTCGAGTTCGCCGACTTCACCCGCTACTCCTTCCGCGCGGCAGGCCCGTACACCACGCTGGCCGAGGAGCTGCGCAACATCGACCGCTACCTCACCCTGGAGCGCGCCCGGTTCGGCACCGCATTGACGGTGACGCTGCAGGTGGCGCCCGAGGTGCTCACCGTCGTCGTGCCGTTCCTGGCTCTACAACCGTTGGTGGAGAACGCCGTTCGGCACGGCTTCGCCGGCCGCGGCAGCGGCTCGATCGAACTGGTCGCCCGCGACGAGGGCTCCGACTGCGTCATCACCGTCGAGGACGACGGGGTCGGGATGGATCCCGACGCGTTGCGCTCCGGCCCGGGCGACGCGCTGTCCGACGGCGCGGACAGCGCCTCGGCCCACGTCGGCTTGACGAATGTCGACCATCGCCTGCGAGCGGCCTTCGGCAACGATTACGGTCTGGTGGTCGAGACAGCGATCGGGGCGGGCACCAAGGTGATCATGCGGGTGCCGAAGTTCCGGTCGGGTGTGCGGGCCGACGGAGGGGCGTTCGGAGTGGGCAAGCAATGA
- a CDS encoding MFS transporter, which produces MHATHKATHRHRPVELGLRQNAAQFTLLVTVNALVGGMLGQERTVLPLLGEREFGVQAYSAGLSFILAFGLAKAATNYIAGTLSDRFGRKPVLVIGWLVAVPVPLLLMWAPSWAWVVVANVLLGVSQGLTWSTTVVMKIDLVGPARRGFAMGLNEAAGYGAVALTALATGYLGEVYGLRPAPFFLGIAFASLGLGLSSVFVRETRGHARLEAATHVARADGRHDHLHERLSNREVFVQTSFREPALSSASQAGLVNNLNDGLAWGLFPILFAGAGLSVGRIGVLAALYPAVWGVGQLFTGALSDRWGRKWMIAAGMWLQAIALATFAWSAHFTIWAMAALLLGVGTAMVYPTLLAAIGDVAHPAWRARAVGTYRLWRDGGFAVGALVTGLVADLLGIRAAIWTVAALTAASGMIVALRMYETHHRPAR; this is translated from the coding sequence ATGCACGCGACGCACAAGGCAACCCATCGCCATCGTCCCGTCGAGCTGGGGTTGCGGCAGAACGCCGCTCAATTCACCCTGCTGGTGACGGTCAACGCCCTGGTCGGGGGGATGTTGGGCCAGGAACGCACGGTGTTGCCGCTGTTGGGCGAGCGCGAGTTCGGTGTGCAGGCCTACTCCGCCGGTTTGTCCTTCATCCTGGCATTCGGCCTGGCAAAGGCCGCCACGAACTACATCGCGGGCACGTTGTCCGACCGGTTCGGGCGCAAGCCGGTCCTGGTCATCGGATGGCTGGTCGCGGTTCCGGTACCGCTGCTGTTGATGTGGGCCCCGTCGTGGGCGTGGGTGGTGGTCGCAAACGTGCTGCTCGGGGTCAGTCAGGGGCTGACGTGGTCGACCACGGTGGTGATGAAGATCGACTTGGTGGGACCTGCTCGTCGTGGCTTCGCGATGGGCCTCAACGAGGCCGCCGGCTACGGCGCGGTGGCGCTGACCGCCCTGGCCACCGGCTACCTGGGCGAGGTCTACGGACTGCGTCCGGCCCCGTTCTTCCTGGGAATCGCCTTCGCCTCACTGGGCTTGGGCCTGTCGAGCGTATTCGTCCGGGAGACCCGTGGGCATGCCCGACTGGAGGCTGCCACCCATGTCGCGCGCGCCGACGGTCGCCACGACCACCTGCACGAGCGGCTGAGCAACCGGGAAGTGTTCGTTCAGACCAGCTTTCGGGAACCTGCGCTGTCGTCGGCCAGCCAGGCCGGACTGGTGAACAATCTCAACGACGGCCTGGCGTGGGGACTCTTCCCGATCCTGTTCGCCGGCGCTGGACTGTCGGTGGGGCGCATCGGGGTGCTGGCAGCGCTGTATCCCGCCGTCTGGGGGGTGGGACAGCTCTTCACCGGGGCGCTGTCGGACCGCTGGGGGCGCAAATGGATGATCGCGGCCGGAATGTGGCTGCAGGCGATCGCGTTGGCGACATTCGCCTGGAGTGCTCATTTCACGATCTGGGCGATGGCCGCGCTGCTGCTCGGAGTCGGCACGGCCATGGTCTACCCCACCCTGCTGGCCGCGATCGGCGACGTCGCCCACCCGGCCTGGCGTGCCCGCGCGGTCGGCACCTACCGGTTGTGGCGCGACGGCGGTTTCGCGGTCGGCGCACTCGTGACCGGTCTGGTGGCCGACCTCCTCGGCATCCGCGCCGCCATCTGGACAGTGGCCGCGCTGACCGCCGCGTCGGGAATGATCGTCGCGCTGCGCATGTACGAGACGCATCACCGCCCCGCACGGTAA
- a CDS encoding rhodanese-like domain-containing protein, with translation MASVQEVDIATLARARESGAPVLDVREAQEFSQAHVPGAQWIPLGELAARVAEVPADTTVYVICASGNRSKRGAEILEESGRRAASVAGGTTGWIRAGHPAESS, from the coding sequence ATGGCATCCGTTCAGGAAGTCGACATCGCCACGTTGGCGCGCGCCCGGGAATCCGGCGCGCCCGTTCTCGACGTACGTGAGGCCCAGGAGTTTTCGCAGGCGCATGTGCCCGGCGCGCAATGGATACCCCTCGGCGAGTTGGCCGCTCGGGTGGCCGAAGTGCCCGCGGATACGACGGTCTATGTCATCTGCGCGTCCGGAAACCGCAGTAAGCGAGGAGCGGAGATCCTCGAGGAGTCCGGCCGCAGAGCCGCATCGGTCGCCGGGGGCACCACGGGGTGGATTCGCGCAGGACATCCGGCCGAGTCCAGCTGA
- the trxA gene encoding thioredoxin: MSTRNVSFDDFESTIVDNQIVLVDFWASWCGPCRAFAPVYERSSAAHPDIVHAKVDTEKELDLATALEIRSIPTVMAFRDGVLVYSRPGAMPPAALEDLITRVKELDMESVRATIAARKAATA, encoded by the coding sequence ATGAGCACAAGGAACGTGAGCTTCGATGATTTCGAGTCCACGATCGTCGACAACCAAATCGTCCTCGTGGATTTCTGGGCGTCGTGGTGCGGACCGTGCCGGGCCTTCGCGCCGGTCTACGAACGCTCCTCGGCCGCGCATCCCGACATCGTGCACGCCAAGGTCGACACCGAGAAGGAACTCGATCTGGCAACGGCTCTGGAGATCCGGTCGATCCCGACCGTGATGGCGTTCCGCGACGGAGTCCTGGTGTACAGCCGGCCCGGGGCGATGCCTCCCGCAGCGCTCGAGGACCTCATCACGCGTGTGAAGGAGCTCGACATGGAATCCGTGCGGGCCACGATCGCCGCGCGAAAAGCCGCCACAGCATAG
- a CDS encoding class I SAM-dependent methyltransferase yields the protein MTSTEDRLNAFLGKAIGDLGASVSAVLMLIGDELGLYTALAGRRLSAEELAQNTGTNPRYIREWLANQAAGGYVEYDEADDTYHLNAEQELCLADPAGPVDLAGAYQIVQDLFYVRDRAVENFRNGNGMEWGEHHRCLFYGTERFFRAGYNANLITSWLPALDGVTDKLAAGGKAADVGCGHGASTILMAQAFPSSQFVGIDYHGASIDTARDRAAQAGVDNASFELADATSYRSDDYDLIAFFDCLHDMADPSGAARHARQALKPDGHCLLVEPFAGDSVADNLNPVGRLFYGASSLICVPVSLARQGPALGAQAGERRLTKVMVDDGGFTRFRRATQTPFNLIFEARP from the coding sequence ATGACCTCCACCGAAGACAGACTCAATGCATTTCTCGGCAAGGCGATCGGGGATCTCGGGGCGTCGGTGAGCGCGGTGCTGATGTTGATCGGCGACGAGCTCGGCTTGTACACCGCGCTCGCCGGGCGCCGTCTGTCGGCGGAGGAACTGGCCCAGAACACCGGTACGAACCCTCGGTACATCCGAGAGTGGCTCGCGAATCAGGCTGCGGGCGGCTACGTCGAATACGACGAAGCCGACGACACCTATCACCTGAACGCGGAGCAGGAACTCTGCCTCGCCGATCCGGCGGGTCCGGTCGATCTGGCGGGTGCCTACCAGATCGTCCAAGACCTGTTCTATGTGCGTGACCGTGCGGTGGAGAACTTCCGCAACGGCAACGGTATGGAATGGGGCGAGCACCATCGGTGCCTGTTCTACGGGACCGAGCGATTCTTCAGGGCGGGCTACAACGCGAATCTGATCACATCCTGGTTGCCCGCGCTCGACGGCGTCACCGACAAGCTCGCCGCCGGCGGCAAGGCCGCCGACGTGGGTTGTGGTCACGGCGCGAGCACAATCCTCATGGCGCAAGCCTTTCCGAGTTCGCAGTTCGTCGGCATCGACTATCACGGCGCGTCGATCGACACCGCGCGTGACCGCGCGGCACAGGCGGGAGTCGACAACGCGAGCTTCGAACTCGCCGATGCCACGTCCTACCGCAGCGACGACTACGACCTCATCGCGTTCTTCGACTGCCTGCACGATATGGCTGACCCGTCCGGCGCGGCGCGGCACGCCAGGCAGGCCCTCAAACCCGACGGACACTGCCTGCTCGTCGAACCGTTCGCCGGCGACAGCGTCGCGGACAACCTGAATCCGGTCGGCCGACTGTTCTACGGTGCGTCATCGCTGATCTGCGTTCCGGTGTCGCTCGCGCGTCAGGGACCGGCCTTGGGCGCCCAGGCGGGGGAACGGCGATTGACGAAAGTGATGGTCGATGACGGCGGGTTCACCCGATTCCGGAGGGCGACACAGACACCGTTCAACCTGATCTTCGAAGCCCGGCCCTGA
- a CDS encoding lipocalin family protein: protein MSQQTAVTSVESLDLTRYRGLWYEIGRLPLKWEAAEASDITAEYTPDNDGSVRVDNRCIDEDGKPSQSIGRATLVNGEAGRLEVSFLPEFLRWIPFTRGDYWVLKIDDAYTVALVGTPDQKNLWLLAREPRIDPATAAAYLAEATRQGFDLGKWITPKQSGRRVTDDQLGG from the coding sequence ATGAGTCAGCAGACCGCCGTCACCTCAGTCGAATCTCTCGACCTCACCCGCTACAGGGGCTTGTGGTACGAGATCGGAAGGCTCCCACTGAAATGGGAGGCCGCTGAGGCGTCCGACATCACCGCCGAATACACGCCCGACAACGACGGCAGCGTGCGTGTCGACAACCGCTGCATCGATGAGGACGGCAAACCGTCGCAGTCGATCGGCCGGGCAACACTGGTGAACGGCGAGGCGGGACGACTGGAGGTTTCGTTCCTTCCGGAGTTCCTGCGGTGGATCCCGTTCACCCGGGGAGACTACTGGGTTCTGAAGATCGACGACGCCTACACGGTTGCCCTTGTCGGTACACCTGACCAGAAGAACCTGTGGCTTCTGGCCCGCGAACCTCGCATCGACCCCGCCACGGCGGCGGCTTACCTCGCCGAAGCGACCCGGCAGGGGTTCGATCTCGGAAAATGGATCACACCGAAGCAGTCGGGGCGGCGCGTCACAGACGATCAACTCGGGGGTTGA